In Amia ocellicauda isolate fAmiCal2 chromosome 5, fAmiCal2.hap1, whole genome shotgun sequence, a genomic segment contains:
- the LOC136749911 gene encoding uncharacterized protein LOC136749911: protein MANYRTKLRNLGCPELTVNNLKQKHPDETLPARNVKKPKDRGELFTTLPGETKETLEKETEELIEETKKRNNSKIISEKMAKTFSLRRQEVVLQCPSFADMKVQEEFLRITTLRLEPKCMSLLDKYTPRLLSIFNSKGGTAGGKLQTIIEHLHQGTSTIEKRREVMIQCLIEYLGEDGLIKDYLDVDGVDARQDFSQHILKIFVINKEGALAGDSPEDIGIIIEGEEVMSSISNMPMACCTLIYICLKFNVVKLGGSKLSVL, encoded by the exons ATGGCGAATTACAGGACAAAGCTCAGGAACCTTGGATGTCCTGAGCTCACTGTAAATAACCTCAAACAGAAACACCCAGATGAAACATTGCCTGCCAGGAATGTTAAAAAACCTAAAGACAGAGGTGAATTATTTACCACTTTACCTGGAGAGACAAAGGAAACTCTTGAAAAAGAGACTGAGGAATTgattgaagaaacaaaaaagagaaacaactCCAAGATCATTAGTGAAAAAATGGCAAAGACTTTTTCACTGCGAAGACAGGAAGTTGTTCTCCAGTGTCCATCATTTGCTGATATGAAG GTCCAGGAAGAGTTCCTGAGAATAACTACTTTGCGTCTGGAACCAAAATGCATGTCGCTGCTTGACAAATACACACCAAGACTACTGTCCATTTTCAATTCCAAGGGAGGCACAGCAGGAGGAAAGCTACAGACCATAATAGAACATCTACACCAG GGAACCAGTACCATTGAGAAAAGAAGAGAAGTCATGATACAGTGCTTGATTGAGTACTTGGGGGAAGATGGCCTCATCAAAGACTACCTG GATGTGGATGGAGTTGATGCCCGACAGGACTTCTCTCAACACATTTTAAAGATATTTGTGATCAACAAAGAAGGTGCACTGGCGGGTGACAGCCCAGAGGATATTGGTATCATAATTGAGGGTGAAGAAGTAATGTCCAGTATCAGTAACATGCCAATGGCATGCTGCACTCTGATTTATATATGCCTTAAATTTAATGTAGTGAAGCTTGGTGGATCAAAATTGTCTGTGCTCTGa
- the LOC136749908 gene encoding uncharacterized protein LOC136749908 isoform X2, with protein MWTVSFTRPLFVIRCPFQHRDQSKQSTVICPDWQIRKQCRNKQCKKKHLDEEALKKFFRCPIEKKSAACSKLNCPNYHARQRMEVVEQTEYVRGPDPVPMKEKRLWNKKKFVKSDNSRTQKLINSSCQFIKVALKYISSAVNEQRLSISKGKSYIKEILHTIFFLGHIDMPSIEPNEVLSSELFSRVTTKYQDVLQKYKTHLPRRPPYSVLLDVVVESTGDANVEAVLDQLTDLNQKMFIPFSENEWCGNDFFLNSTVVSFCYFSDFVTSKRTRNYFGGSVSCKGILQREVFIDISCIATWNKAVSLAVCLAGIHKHKPMLFPPYVHSTAYHMIIGNVGCSGSEEHQSTKVNTSLAAAAGNTGTALAGDGWIKGYYSKPPCQKCLELFPDTRFTPECSEHRYPAPWEYGNCAECEAVSKLLNAETELNKRISLPIPNRISIDSRYNHLLINTFNTDILILQRQCRLQDNLRKTKFEVGAKILFYDPCIDDSTALVPAQ; from the exons ATGTGGACTGTTTCTTTTACCAGACCACTGTTTGTAATCAG ATGCCCCTTTCAACACCGGGATCAATCCAAACAGTCCACAGTGATCTGCCCAGACTGGCAAATAAGAAAGCAATGCAGAAACAAACAGtgcaaaaaaaagcatttggaTGAAGAG GCATTGAAAAAATTCTTCCGCTGCCCAATTGAAAAAAAGTCAGCAGCATGCAGTAAACTGAATTGTCCGAATTACCATGCACGACAACGAATGGAAGTTGTGGAACAAACTGAATATGTAAGAGGACCAGACCCAG TTCCAATGAAGGAAAAAAG aCTATGGAATAAAAAGAAGTTTGTGAAGTCGGACAATTCCAGGACACAGAAACTGATCAATAGCAGCTGCCAATTCATTAAAGTAGCGCTGAAATATATTTCCTCTGCTGTAAATGAACAAAGGCTCTCCATTAGCAAAGGAAAAAGCTACATAAAAGAG ATTTTACACACAATTTTTTTTCTCGGACATATCGACATGCCTTCCATTGAGCCTAATGAAGTTTTGTCTTCAGAACTTTTTTCTCGTGTAACAACAAAGTACCAAGATGTGCTTCAAAAGTACAAAACCCATCTACCCAGAAGACCCCCTTATTCAGTACTGTTGGATGTG gtGGTTGAAAGCACGGGAGACGCAAAtgttgaagctgttctggaCCAACTGACAGACTTAAATCAGAAGATGTTTATTCCCTTTTCAGAAAATGAATGGTGTGGCAatgatttctttttaaattctaCTGTTGTGAGTTTCTGCTATTTTTCTGACTTTGTAACCAGTAAGAGAACAAGAAACTACTTTGGCGGGTCAGTGTCATGCAAAGGAATTCTGCAGAGGGAGGTCTTCATTGATATTTCCTGCATTGCTACATGGAACAAAGCTGTGTCTTTAGCAGTGTGTTTGGCTGGCATCCATAAACATAAACCAATGTTGTTTCCACCATATGTGCATTCCACTGCTTATCACATGATTATTGGCAATGTTGGATGTAGTGGATCAGAAGAGCACCAAAGCACAAAGGTCAACACTagcctagcagcagcagcaggaaacACTGGTACAGCGTTGGCAGGTGATGGTTGGATTAAGGGCTACTACTCCAAACCTCCTTGTCAGAAGTGTCTGGAATTGTTTCCAGATACGAGATTCACACCAGAGTGCTCTGAACACAGATATCCTGCTCCATGGGAGTATGGAAACTGTGCTGAATGTGAAGCAGTTAGTAAACTTCTTAATGCAGAAACAGAGTTAAATAAGAGAATATCACTGCCCATTCCCAATAGAATCAGCATAGATAGTAGGTATAATCATTTGCTTATAAATACTTTCAATACAGACATTTTAATCTTGCAAAGACAATGCAGACTTCAAGACAATCTCCGTAAAACTAAGTTTGAAGTGGGggcaaaaatattattttacgaTCCTTGCATTGATGATAGTACTGCACTTGTCCCAGCACAATAA
- the LOC136749908 gene encoding uncharacterized protein LOC136749908 isoform X4, translating into MKGTNTHTRHHSEILLANIVVSTLLQPENVVSVTNTMYGKGPMKDKSQSGKRTFIKTDTFRTQNLVKSSCAFVEVALKYIYSAVQEKRLSSDKAKSYIKEILHTILFLGYIDFPSVEYNEVLPKQLISVVTRNYEDVLQNYKSHLPTRPPYSVLLDVLFKGCFRNLRRIMKTVDRWLKALETKMLKLFWTS; encoded by the exons ATGAAAGGCACCAACACCCACACTAGGCATCACTCAGAAATCCTGCTCGCCAACATTGTTGTCTCGACTTTACTGCAG ccggaaaacGTGGTTTCGGTTACCAATACAATGTATGGAAAAG gTCCAATGAAGGATAAAAG tcaAAGTGGTAAAAGGACATTTATCAAGACTGACACCTTTAGAACGCAGAATCTTGTGAAGAGCAGCTGTGCATTTGTTGAAGTGGCCCTGAAATACATTTACTCCGCTGTACAAGAAAAAAGGCTCTCCAGTGATAAAGCAAAGAGCTACATAAAGGAG ATTCTACACACTATTTTGTTTCTTGGATATATTGACTTTCCTTCAGTTGAGTACAATGAGGTTTTGCCTAAACAACTCATATCTGTTGTAACAAGAAATTATGAAGATGTCCTTCAAAATTACAAAAGCCATCTACCCACAAGACCACCTTACTCAGTACTGTTGGATGTG CTGTTCAAAGGATGTTTTAGGAACCTTCGTAGAATTATGAAGACAGTGGACAG GTGGTTGAAAGCACTGGAGACCAAAAtgttgaagctgttctggaCCAGCTGA
- the LOC136749910 gene encoding uncharacterized protein LOC136749910 — protein MLDHIKYSTDSSFFNNKPNGEARIFKSQKYEPAVQKCIDDFCKPVKSQAHLEDLVKKHNKIQVPLECPEGVYLRITAQDGTIYWGRKDMLDSWQELYLPDSEKMVVIGAVDNMHSLAEGLQLVIMVDRKGNVYAYENHVLHHMARSVQTFFKKGASFPPIKSYMYGEYTKPETEEEYLQILKDEGIPKINEHTRKFVENSGKDMTELLDFLDNL, from the exons ATGCTTGATCATATCAAATATAGCACTGACAGTTCTTTCTTTAACAACAAACCAAATGG GGAAGCAAGGATTTTCAAAAGCCAAAAATATGAACCTGCTGTGCAGAAATGCATTGATGACTTCTGCAAGCCAGTAAAAT ctCAGGCACATTTAGAGGACCTCGTAaagaaacataacaaaatacaaGTGCCTCTAGAGTGTCCAGAAGGGGTTTATTTGAGAATTACTGCGCAAGATGGCACTATCTACTGGGGAAGAAAAGACATGCTTGATAGCTGGCAAGAGCTGTACCTGCCTGACAGTGAGAAGATGGTTGTTATTGGTGCTGTTGACAACATGCACAGCTTGGCTGAGGGGCTGCAGTTGGTTATAATGGTTGACCGCAAGGGCAACGTGTACGCCTATGAGAATCATGTTCTACACCATATGGCAAGAAGTGTGCAGACCTTCTTCAAGAAAGGAGCTTCATTTCCCCCAATCAAAAGCTACATGTACGGAGAATACACAAAGCCTGAG ACGGAAGAAGAATACTTGCAAATCCTGAAAGACGAAGgaattccaaaaataaatgaacatacTCGGAAATTTGTAGAAAACAGTGGAAAAGATATGACCGAGCTGCTGGACTTCTTAGATAACCTTTAG
- the LOC136749908 gene encoding uncharacterized protein LOC136749908 isoform X1, whose product MLRPENVDCFFYQTTVCNQPRCPFQHRDQSKQSTVICPDWQIRKQCRNKQCKKKHLDEEALKKFFRCPIEKKSAACSKLNCPNYHARQRMEVVEQTEYVRGPDPVPMKEKRLWNKKKFVKSDNSRTQKLINSSCQFIKVALKYISSAVNEQRLSISKGKSYIKEILHTIFFLGHIDMPSIEPNEVLSSELFSRVTTKYQDVLQKYKTHLPRRPPYSVLLDVVVESTGDANVEAVLDQLTDLNQKMFIPFSENEWCGNDFFLNSTVVSFCYFSDFVTSKRTRNYFGGSVSCKGILQREVFIDISCIATWNKAVSLAVCLAGIHKHKPMLFPPYVHSTAYHMIIGNVGCSGSEEHQSTKVNTSLAAAAGNTGTALAGDGWIKGYYSKPPCQKCLELFPDTRFTPECSEHRYPAPWEYGNCAECEAVSKLLNAETELNKRISLPIPNRISIDSRYNHLLINTFNTDILILQRQCRLQDNLRKTKFEVGAKILFYDPCIDDSTALVPAQ is encoded by the exons ATGCTAAGG CCTGAAAATGTGGACTGTTTCTTTTACCAGACCACTGTTTGTAATCAG CCTAGATGCCCCTTTCAACACCGGGATCAATCCAAACAGTCCACAGTGATCTGCCCAGACTGGCAAATAAGAAAGCAATGCAGAAACAAACAGtgcaaaaaaaagcatttggaTGAAGAG GCATTGAAAAAATTCTTCCGCTGCCCAATTGAAAAAAAGTCAGCAGCATGCAGTAAACTGAATTGTCCGAATTACCATGCACGACAACGAATGGAAGTTGTGGAACAAACTGAATATGTAAGAGGACCAGACCCAG TTCCAATGAAGGAAAAAAG aCTATGGAATAAAAAGAAGTTTGTGAAGTCGGACAATTCCAGGACACAGAAACTGATCAATAGCAGCTGCCAATTCATTAAAGTAGCGCTGAAATATATTTCCTCTGCTGTAAATGAACAAAGGCTCTCCATTAGCAAAGGAAAAAGCTACATAAAAGAG ATTTTACACACAATTTTTTTTCTCGGACATATCGACATGCCTTCCATTGAGCCTAATGAAGTTTTGTCTTCAGAACTTTTTTCTCGTGTAACAACAAAGTACCAAGATGTGCTTCAAAAGTACAAAACCCATCTACCCAGAAGACCCCCTTATTCAGTACTGTTGGATGTG gtGGTTGAAAGCACGGGAGACGCAAAtgttgaagctgttctggaCCAACTGACAGACTTAAATCAGAAGATGTTTATTCCCTTTTCAGAAAATGAATGGTGTGGCAatgatttctttttaaattctaCTGTTGTGAGTTTCTGCTATTTTTCTGACTTTGTAACCAGTAAGAGAACAAGAAACTACTTTGGCGGGTCAGTGTCATGCAAAGGAATTCTGCAGAGGGAGGTCTTCATTGATATTTCCTGCATTGCTACATGGAACAAAGCTGTGTCTTTAGCAGTGTGTTTGGCTGGCATCCATAAACATAAACCAATGTTGTTTCCACCATATGTGCATTCCACTGCTTATCACATGATTATTGGCAATGTTGGATGTAGTGGATCAGAAGAGCACCAAAGCACAAAGGTCAACACTagcctagcagcagcagcaggaaacACTGGTACAGCGTTGGCAGGTGATGGTTGGATTAAGGGCTACTACTCCAAACCTCCTTGTCAGAAGTGTCTGGAATTGTTTCCAGATACGAGATTCACACCAGAGTGCTCTGAACACAGATATCCTGCTCCATGGGAGTATGGAAACTGTGCTGAATGTGAAGCAGTTAGTAAACTTCTTAATGCAGAAACAGAGTTAAATAAGAGAATATCACTGCCCATTCCCAATAGAATCAGCATAGATAGTAGGTATAATCATTTGCTTATAAATACTTTCAATACAGACATTTTAATCTTGCAAAGACAATGCAGACTTCAAGACAATCTCCGTAAAACTAAGTTTGAAGTGGGggcaaaaatattattttacgaTCCTTGCATTGATGATAGTACTGCACTTGTCCCAGCACAATAA
- the LOC136749908 gene encoding uncharacterized protein LOC136749908 isoform X3 → MKGTNTHTRHHSEILLANIVVSTLLQPENVVSVTNTMYGKGPMKDKSQSGKRTFIKTDTFRTQNLVKSSCAFVEVALKYIYSAVQEKRLSSDKAKSYIKEILHTILFLGYIDFPSVEYNEVLPKQLISVVTRNYEDVLQNYKSHLPTRPPYSVLLDVVVESTGDQNVEAVLDQLTYLNQKMFIQYSASQLCGNDFFFNSTVVSYCYFFDSVTSKRTRNYFGGSVSCKGILQREVFIDISCIATWNKAVSLAVCLANMSKTKHIQFPPYVHSTAYHMIIGNVGCSGSEEHQSTKVNTSLAAAAGNTGTALAGDGRIKGYYSKPPCQKCLELFPDTRFTPECSEHRYPAPWEYGNCAECEAVSKLLNAETELNKRISLPKYISINLNYTFTELIPHSDVHKILCSERKERLENNLRKTNFEVGEHFMFYNPSSDDGTALVPGQ, encoded by the exons ATGAAAGGCACCAACACCCACACTAGGCATCACTCAGAAATCCTGCTCGCCAACATTGTTGTCTCGACTTTACTGCAG ccggaaaacGTGGTTTCGGTTACCAATACAATGTATGGAAAAG gTCCAATGAAGGATAAAAG tcaAAGTGGTAAAAGGACATTTATCAAGACTGACACCTTTAGAACGCAGAATCTTGTGAAGAGCAGCTGTGCATTTGTTGAAGTGGCCCTGAAATACATTTACTCCGCTGTACAAGAAAAAAGGCTCTCCAGTGATAAAGCAAAGAGCTACATAAAGGAG ATTCTACACACTATTTTGTTTCTTGGATATATTGACTTTCCTTCAGTTGAGTACAATGAGGTTTTGCCTAAACAACTCATATCTGTTGTAACAAGAAATTATGAAGATGTCCTTCAAAATTACAAAAGCCATCTACCCACAAGACCACCTTACTCAGTACTGTTGGATGTG GTGGTTGAAAGCACTGGAGACCAAAAtgttgaagctgttctggaCCAGCTGACATATTTAAATCAGAAGATGTTTATTCAATATTCAGCAAGTCAGCTTTGTGgaaatgatttcttttttaattctaCTGTTGTGAGTTACTGCTATTTTTTTGACTCTGTAACCAGTAAGAGAACAAGAAACTACTTTGGCGGGTCAGTGTCATGCAAAGGAATTCTGCAGAGGGAGGTCTTCATTGATATTTCCTGCATTGCTACATGGAACAAAGCTGTGTCTTTAGCAGTGTGTTTGGCTAACATGTCTAAGACTAAACACATTCAGTTTCCACCATATGTGCATTCCACTGCTTATCACATGATTATTGGCAATGTTGGATGTAGTGGATCAGAAGAGCACCAAAGCACAAAGGTCAACACTagcctagcagcagcagcaggaaacACTGGTACAGCGTTGGCAGGTGATGGTCGGATTAAGGGCTACTACTCCAAACCTCCTTGTCAGAAGTGTCTGGAATTGTTTCCAGATACGAGATTCACACCAGAGTGCTCTGAACACAGATATCCTGCTCCATGGGAGTATGGAAACTGTGCTGAATGTGAAGCAGTTAGTAAACTTCTTAATGCAGAAACAGAGTTAAATAAGAGAATATCACTGCCCAAATATATTTCAATCAATTTGAATTACACATTTACAGAACTGATACCACATTCAGATGTCCATAAAATATTATGCtcagaaagaaaggaaaggcTTGAAAATAATCTAAGGAAAACCAACTTTGAAGTGGGggaacatttcatgttttacaATCCTTCCTCGGATGACGGCACTGCACTTGTACCTGGTCAATAA